The Streptomyces sp. NBC_00659 genomic interval ACGTCAGTTTCGACTCTCCGGGACGCCCGCACAAGAGGCCGGCACCCACGGGCGAGGAGTACGCGACCGGCCCGCCACCACCCGTCACCGTTCCACCCCCCCCTCAGGGGGCGCGCGGAGCCGATTTCGCGCTCCCACACAAGGCGTACGCCCCGGCGCTCACCTGCGACGACAGCACACTTTCTCCACACCCCCTCCCCATCGAAGTGACCTACGCCACCAGGCCCACCCACCCCTCCCACAGTCGTGACCACTTCGCAACCGATTCCCCTCTTGACCGAGACCTATCAAGCAAAGGCGTGATTACGCTCGCGCTATGGCCGACTCGACTGCTTCCACGACCTCCCGCACGGTGCCCTCCCACGAGGACCGCCCCGTGTACGTGATCGGAGGCGGCCCCGGGGGACTCGCGGCGGCGTACGCCCTGCGCGCCCGGGGCGTGCGAGCCGTCGTGCTGGAGAAGTCGGACCAGGTCGGCGCGTCCTGGCGGGGCCACTACGACCGGCTGCACCTGCACACCACCCGGCGCCTGTCCGCGCTGCCGGGGCTGTCGATGCCGCGCTCGTTCGGCCGCTGGGTGGCGCGCGACAACGTGGTGCGCTACCTGGAGAAGTACGCCGAGCACCACGGCCTGGAGATCGTCACGGGTGTCGAGGTCTCCCGCATCGAGCCCGCCCCGGGCGGCGACGGCTGGCTGCTGCACGCCACCGGCGGACGCGAACTGACCGGCAGCGCGGTGGTCGTCGCGACCGGCTACAACCACACCCCGCGCGTCCCCGACTGGCCCGGCCGCGACACGTACACCGGCGAGTTCCTGCACGCCGGCGAGTACCGCAATCCCGCCCCCTACGCGGGCCGCGACGTCCTCGTCGTCGGCATCGGCAACACCGGAGCCGAGATCGCCGTGGACCTGGTCGAGGGCGGCGCCTCGCGCGTCCGGCTGTCCGTTCGCACCAGGCCGCACATCGTGCGCCGTTCGACGGCGGGCTGGGCGGCGCAGTTCACGGGCATCGCCGTACGGCGGCTGCCGGTGCGCCTCGTGGACGCGCTGGCCGGGCCGATGGCGAAGCTGAGCGTGCCCGACCTGGCGTCCCGGGGCCTGCCCCGCCCCGACACCGGGCTCTACTCCCGCGTCAACGAGGGCTCCATCCCCGTCCAGGACGTCGGCCTCATCGACGCCGTCCGCAAGGGGAAGGTCGAGATCGTGGCCGCGGTGGAGGGGTTCGAGGACGACAAGGCCGTCCTCGCCGACGGAAGCCGGATCGACCCCGACGTGGTGATCGCCGCGACCGGATACACCCGAGCCCTGGAAGGCATGGTCGGACACCTTGACGTGCTCGACGGCCGCGGGCACCCGGTCGCACAGGGCGGCCACACCCCGAAGAACGCGCCCGGCCTGTACTTCACCGGCTTCACCAACCCCATCAGCGGCATGTTCCGCGAACTCGCCCTCGACGCGGAGAAGATCGCGAAGGCGGCAGCCCGCCACACCTCCACGACAGGGCCCGCCCCCCAGCCCACCCGCTGAGGCATCGCCGGTTTTTTCGCCCCCGCCGCCCCTACCCGTCCCGTACCTGGGGCTCCGCCCCAGACCCCGCTCCTCAAACGCCGGAGGGGCTGAGACTTCCCCGCCCAGGGCTGAAATTCCCCGCCCGGGGCTGAATCTTCGCCAGCCGGGGCTGAAACGTCCCCGGCCGGGGCTGAAATCCGGACCGGCCACCACAACGCACCCGCAGTCGGCCACACACGGAAGGGGCCGTGCCGGTACATCGATGCCCGTCGCCACCGACGCCCACGCCTCACCCAACGGCGACGGGCTGATGCACCGGCACGGCCCCGACCCACAACGCACCCGGCACCGCACCCGCAAACGCCGGCGCAGCGAACCGGTCGGGACCGCGGTAGGCCAGACCCCCCGCCGGGTATCTAACAGAAGCCCACCCCTGCACAACGGTTCCTGACACGGCGTCAGTTAAGTAATCTGACACTGCGTCAGTTAACCATTGACTGTCACACAGGAGCGGGCGGACCGATGCTTGGATCAACCCACGGCACCCTCACCACCGACTCCCGCCGGGCCAGGGTCATCGCCTGCGGCGAGCAGCCCTCGCCGGTCGTACACGGACGGCCGGCCGAGGTCGACGACCTGGACGTCAGCGGTCGTCCGCTGTACGCCGCCGTACCCGATCTGGACCGCTTCTTCCGTCCCGGGTCCATGGCCGTCATCGGCGCCTCGGACGCCGAGGGACGGCCGAACACCGGGATCACCCGGCAGCTGATCGGCTGGGCCGAGCGGGTCGGCGCCCGGCTCCACCCGGTGCATCCCACCCGTCGGTCCGTCTTCGGTCTGCCGTGCTTCCCGTCCGTCGCGGACCTGCCGGAGCAGGTGGATCTGGCGGTGCTCCTCGTCGGTGACCCCCTTCCGGTGATCGGTGAACTGGCCGAGGCCAAGGTGAGGTTCGCGGTCGCCTTCGCCTCCGGATTCGCCGAGACCGGGGCCGAGGGCGCCGCCGCGCAGACCCGGCTCGCAGCCGCCGTACGCGGCTCCGGCCTGCGGCTGCTGGGCCCCAACACCAACCTCAACGCGTTCGAGAACTTCCGCGACGACCTCGACGGCCCCGCGGTCGCGCTCATCACCCAGTCCGGCCACCAGGGCCGCCCGGTGTTCGCGATGCAGCAGCTGGGCGTCCGCATCTCGCACTGGGCGCCCACCGGCAACGAGGCCGACCTGGAGACCGCGGACTTCATCTCCTACTTCTCCGAGCGGCCCGAGGTCGGCGCCATCGCCTGCTACGTCGAGGGGCTCAAGGACGGCCGCTCCTTCCTGCTCGCCGCCGACCGCGCCGCCCGGCGCAAGGTGCCCGTCGTCGCGGTGAAGGTCGGCCGCACCGAGACCGGCGCCCGGACCGCCGCCTCGCACACCGGAAAGCTGACCGGCGCGGACACCGTGGTGGACGCGGTGATGCGGCAGTACGGCGTGATCCGTGTCGACGGGCTCGACGAACTCCAGGACACCGCGGCCCTGCTGGCGCGGGCCCGGGCACCGCAGGCCGACGGGGTCGTCGTCTATTCGATCTCGGGCGGCACGGGCGCGCACTTCGCGGACCTGGCGACCGAGGCGGGTCTCGACCTGCCGGTCCTGTCGGAGGCCAGGCAGGCCGAGCTGCACACCTGGATACCGGAGTACCTGAACGTCGCCAACCCGGTCGACAACGGGGGCCACCCGGTCGGCGACTGGCGCGGCCGGAAGATCATCGACGCGATCCTCGCCGACCCCGCCGTCGGCGTGCTGGTCTGCCCGATCACCGGGCCCTTCCCGCCGATGAGCGACAAACTGGCGCAGGATCTGGTGGACGCGGCGGAACAGACGGACAAGCTGGTGTGCGTGGTGTGGGGGTCGCCGGTCGGCACCGAGGCGGCCTACCGCGAGACCCTGCTCGGTTCCTCCCGGGTCGCGACCTTCCGTACGTTCGCCAACTGCATCACCGCCGTCCGCGCCCACCTCGACCACGCACGGTTCACCGCCGCCTACCGCTCCCCCTTCGACGAGGCCCCGCGCACCCCGTCGCCCTCCTTCCGCAAGGCGCAGGCCCTGATGCGTCCGGGTCAGCAGCTCAGCGAGCACGGCGCCAAACAGCTTCTGCGGGCGTACGGGATCCGCGTGCCGCGCGAGCAGTTGGTGACCAGCGCGGCGGCGGCCGTGCGGGCGGCGAGCCAGGTCGGCTACCCGGTGGTCATGAAGGCCTCCGGCGCGCAGATCGCCCACAAGACCGAACTCGGCCTGGTCAAGATCGGGCTGACCTCCGCCAGCCAGGTCCGCGACGCCTATCGCGAGCTGACCGACATCGCCCGCTACGAGGGAATCTCGCTCGACGGGGTCCTCGTCTGCCAGATGGTCGAGCGGGGCGTCGAGATGGTCGTCGGTGTCACGCACGACCAGCTCTTCGGACCGACCGTGACCGTCGGGCTCGGCGGGGTTCTCGTCGAGGTGCTGCGGGACACCGCCGTGCGCGTGCCGCCCTTCGGTGACGACCAGGCGCGGGCCATGCTGTCCGAGCTGCGGGGGCGGGCCCTGCTCGACGGGGTGCGCGGGGGCCCGCCGGTGGACGTGGACGCGCTGGTCGAGGTCGTGATCCGGGTCCAGCGCATGGCGCTGGAACTCGGTGACGAGATCTCGGAGCTGGACATCAATCCGCTGATGGTGCTGCCCCGGGGACAGGGCGCCGTGGCCCTGGACGCGCTGGTGATGTGCCGCTGAGCCGAGGCCGACCCCGACGCGGGCCCGCCACCGCACGAAACGGGCCCATCCCCGCACGAAACGGAGCACCTTCATGACCGACTCCCCCCGTGTGTCCCGTGAAGCTCCCGAATCCCCTGAATCTCCTGAACCTGCCGAAAAGTCCCTCGACTCATTGATACGTCACGCCACTGACAACGCGGTCTCGTGGATCACCCTCGACCGGCCCGAGGCGATGAACGCGCTCACCTGGGACCAGCGCGAGCGCGTGATCGATCTGCTCGCGGCGGCGTCCGCCGACCCCGGCGTGCGGGCCGTGGTGATCACCGCCACGGGCCGCGGGTTCTGCGCCGGAGCGGATCTGCGGGGCGGTCCGCCCGCCGGGGAACGGGTGCCGGGTGATGTCGCCCGCACCATCCGGCTGGGCGCGCAGCGTCTGATCGCCGCCGTCCTCGACTGCGAGAAGCCGGTGATCGCGGCGGTCAACGGCACGGCGGCCGGGATCGGCGCGCACCTCGCCTTCGCGTGCGACCTCGTCCTCGCGGCCGAACCGGCGCGGTTCATCGAGGTGTTCGTGCGCCGCGGTCTCGTACCGGACGGCGGCGGGGCCTATCTGCTGCCCCGCCTCGTCGGCCCCCAGCGGGCCAAGGAGCTGATGTTCTTCGGCGACGCGCTGAGCGCTTCGGACGCCGAGCGGATCGGGCTCGTCAACAGGGTCGTACCGGCGGAGGAGTTGGAGAAGACGGCCCGCGCGTGGTCCGAGCGGCTCGCCACCGGGCCCACCCGCGCCCTCGCCCTCACCAAGCAGCTCGTCAACGCCTCCCTCGACACCGACCGCGCCGGCGCCTTCGCGGCGGAGGCGGCGGCGCAGGAGATCAACATGACGACGGCGGACGCCAACGACGGCGTGAAGAGCTTCGTGGAACGCCGGGCCCCCCGCTTCGAGGGCCGCTGACAAACCGCACCCGGCGCACCCGGCGACGCGCGGAAGGGGACGCGCGGAAGGCGACGTGCCGGTACATCACATGTCCGCAGGTCGCAGGTCGCAGGCCGGACGGATCACCACCCACGCCCACTTCGCGACACCGCTGAGATCCGTCCGGATACGAGCGGATGTACCGGCGCGGCCCCGCCCCCCACCGGCCGAACCCGGACGCGACCCCCTTCACCCCCGCCGCAATATGCGCAGATCCCCCGCGTCGGGGTCGCCGAAGAGGACGAAGAGTTCCGGGTGGGCCTCGGTGCCGCCGATGGTCCAGTACGTGTCGTGGCCGCAGTCGCCGACGCGCACGACCACGCCGTCCCGCCGATCGGTGACGGGCCCGTCGGCGTACGGGTCGTAGCGGCCGGCGGTGTCGAGGAACCAGGTGCCGGCGCCGTCGCAGCGCGTGAACTCCTTGGTGGTCACGTCCCCGAACTCGGGCTGGGCGGGCACGGCCGAGAGCTCGGCCCGCCCGTCCGCGCGCAGCCGCAGCTCGGCCCCGTGATCGCCGCGCCAGACGCCGGTGAGCCGGTCGGCGCCGAGCTTCGGGGGCTCGTACTCCTGGATGAGTCCCGTGGCCAGCCCCACGGTGCCCGCCGCCACGACCAGCACGCATGCCCCGAGGGCCACGAGCGCCGAGCGGAGCCAGACGCGGTCGGCGCTCGGCGGACGTCCGGTGACGCGTTCGCGCCGCCGTACGAAAGCGACACCCAGCGTCGGCGGGACACCGGACACGGCGATCAGCAGGGCCGTGGTGCCGGTGGGCGCGAGGCCGCCGAGTGCGACCGCGAGAGCGGCCCAGAGCGTGCCGAGCACCAGCACGGAAGCCAGGTGCCAGGCACCCTCGGGACCGGGTGCGTGCCGGGTCACCGACCGGGCGAGCGTGGCCGCCGGCATCGTATACATCGCCGCGTGCAGCAGCCCGAGGACGGCGAGCAGCGGCGGTCCGAGGACCAGCATGCACAGGAACCCGAGGCCGGCGAGTCCACCGCCCAGCCCCACGCCGTAGTCGTCGTCGTCGAACGTACCGACCCACCAAAGGGTGAGGGCGACCGCGAACTGCGCCGCGCAGATCGCCGCGGCGAGGTTCACCTCCCCGTCCGCCCACGCCAACCGGGAGCGCGCGCGCTTCTCCGAGTCTCCCCACCCCATGAGGCGAAAGATACGCGGGCGAAACACACGGCTCCCCGAGGGGTTCCCGCGGGAGCTCCGGCCGGCCTCGTGGGGCCTCCGCCCCTGACCTGTCGCGCTCCCGCCCTCCGGGCCTCGCCCACCCCTTCCTATCTGACATGCCGTCAGCTTCAATGGAAGGCGTGATGGGACACGCAGGGATGGCCGCCGCCGCCGTCCGCTACCTCAGGTCGGCCGGGGCCCCCACCGTCGCGGGGCCCGTCGAGGCGTTGCCGCGCCCGGATCTGCGCGCGGTCGGCGAGGACGAGCGGGCGCCGGTCGATCCGGTCCGATTCCGGTACGTGCTGGGCCACTTCGCGACCGGCGTGACCGTCGTGACGGCACCGGCCGCGGGCCCCGGCGACCCGGCGGGCCCGGCCGGGTTCGCCTGCCAGTCGTTCGCCTCGCTCTCCCTGGACCCTCCGCTGATCTGCTTCATGGTCGGCCGTACGTCCACGACCTGGCCGCGCATCGCCCGTGCCGGCGTGTTCTGCGTCAACGTACTCGGCGCGCACCAGGGCGACTTGTGCCGCGGCTTCGCGGTGAGCGGCGCGGACAAGTTCGCCGGGGTGGTCCACGACGCCGCTCCGGTGTCCGGCTCCCCGCGCCTCGCGGGCGCCGCGGCCTGGATCGACTGCACGATCCACGCGGTGCACACGGGCGGGGACCATCTGATCGTGGTGGGCCGCGTGGACGCCCTCGGCGCGAGCGGCGACGGCGACGAGGGCGCCGAGGTACCGCCGCTGCTCTTCCACAAGGGCCGGTTCCTCACCTGACGCAGGGACGGACCGCCCGTCACGCGGGGGCCGGTGACACCGCCGGTGCCGGTGCCGGGACCGCCGGACGGCGGCGGCGGATCACCAGGGCCATCAGCGCGGCCGCGGCGCACAGCGCGCCCGAGGCGTACCAGACCACGTCGTACGAGCCGAACCGGTCGCGGGCGAAGCCGCCGAGGAAGGCGACGAGGGCGGCGCCGACCTGGTGGGAGGCGAGGACCCAGCCGAAGACGATGGCGCTGTCCTCGCCGTACTGCTCACGGCACAGCGCCAGGGTGGGCGGGACGGTGGCCACCCAGTCGAGGCCGTAGAAGACGATGAAGAAGATCATCGGCGGGTGCACGGTGGGGGCCAGGAGCATGGGGAGGAACAGCAGCGAGATGCCGCGCAGGGCGTAGTACACCGCCAGCAGGCGGCGCGGCTCGAAGCGGTCGGTGAACCAGCCCGAGGCGATCGTGCCGACCACGTCGAAGACACCGATGACCGCGAGGAGCGAGGCGGCCGCCTGGACGGGCATGTGGTGGTCGTGGGCGGCGGGCACGAAGTGCGTCTGGACCAGGCCGTTCGTCGAGGCGCCGCAGATCGCGAACGTCCCGGCCAGCAGCCAGAAGGGGCCTGTGCGGACGGCGGAGAACAGCACGGTCACCGCGCGCCGGGCGGCCCCCCGCACCGGCGCCGGCTTCGGTACGAACTCCGTCGCCCCGTAGGGCATCTGGCCCACGTCGGCCGGGTGGTCGCGCAGCAGCAGCCAGACGAAGGGGACGACCGCGAGGGCGGCGAGGGACACGGTCACCGCGGCCGGACGCCAGTCGTGCTCGGTGACGATCCAGGACAGCAGCGGCAGGAAGATGAGCTGTCCGGAGGCCGAGGCCGCCGTCAGGATGCCCGTCACCAGGCCCTTGCGTTCGGTGAACCAGCGGTTGGTGACCGTGGCCGCGAAGGCCAGTGCCATCGAACCGGACCCCAGGCCCACCAACAGGCCCCAGCACAGGAGGAGTTGCCAGGCGGCCGTCATCCACACCGTCAGCCCGGAGCCGACCGCGATCACGGTGAGGGCGACCGCCACCACGCGCCGGATGCCGAAGCGGTCCATGAGCGCAGCCGCGAACGGCGCCGTGAGTCCGTAGAGCGCAAGGTTGATCGAGACCGCCGCGCCGATCGTGCCGCGCGACCAGTGGAACTCCTGGTGCAGCGGGTCGATCAGCAGTCCGGGAAGCGACCGGAAGGCCGCCGCGCCGATGATCGTCACGAAGGTGACGGCGGCGACGAACCAGGCGCGGTGGACACGGTGGGAGGGTGCGGGGCGGACGGGTCGGGAGTCCTCCGCGGCCTGCGCGGCTTCGGTTGTCTGGGTCACGTCATTGAGCTTCGGGGAACGGGGCACCGGTGAACCACTGGCCCGAGAGACAGTATTCGTTAGGATCGGGCCATGGCCATTCCCGGTACGCCGCCCCGGCATCGCGTCGTCGTCCTCGCTCTGGACGGTCTGATCCCCTTCGAGCTGGGCATTCCGCAGCGCATCTTCGGCAAGGCGCGGGACACCGACGGGCGCCCGCTGTACGAGGTCGTCACCTGCTCGGTCCGGTCGCCGGGCCCCGTGGAGACGGACGCGGACTTCTCGGTCCTCGTCGGCAACGGACCCGAGGCGCTGGCCACCGCCGACACCGTCGTTGTCCCGGCCTCGTACGAACTGGGCCCCGTGGAGCAGGAGGGCATCCTGACCCCGGAGCTGGCGGCCGCCCTCACCCACATCCGTCCCGGCACCCGCCTCGTCTCCATCTGCACCGGCGGCTACGTCCTGGCCGCCGCCGGATATCTCGACGGCCGCCCCGCCACCACGCACTGGATGCACGCCGAGCACTTCCAGCGGCTCTTCCCGAGCGTCAGCGTCGACGCGGACGTGCTCTTCGTCGACGACGGAGACGTCCTCACCTCGGCCGGGGTCGCGGCCGGGATCGACCTGTGCCTGCATCTCGTACGCCGCGACCACGGCGCCGCCGTCGCCAACGAGGTGGCCCGCCGGACCGTCGTACCGCCGCACCGCGACGGCGGCCAGGCGCAGTACATCCAGCGCCCGGTCCCGGAGGCCGGCTCGGCCGGCACGACCGCCGCCCGCGCCTGGGCACTCGGCCGCCTCCACGAGCCGATCCAGCTGCGCGACATGGCCGAGCAGGAGTCCATGTCGGTGCGCACCTTCACCCGGCGTTTCCGCGAGGAGGTCGGTGTCAGCCCCGGCCAGTGGCTCACCCAGCAGCGCGTGGAACACGCCCGCCATCTCCTGGAGTCCAGCGACCTGTCCATCGACCACGTGGCCCGCGACGCCGGCTTCGGCACGGCCCAGTCGATGCGCCAGCACCTCCAGGCGACCCTCGGCGTCACCCCGACCACCTACCGGCGCACCTTCAGATCCGGCACCGGAGCCGGCCGGTGACCTCCGACCGGCCGCCCCGGGCCCGGTTCAGGACCGCTCCGACACCCGTGAGGACCCCGCAGCCGATCAGCGCGGCCGAGGCCGGCGGGATGTCCTTCGGGATGCGGACCGCCTGCACCGCCTTCACCACCGTGCGTTCCGCGAAGGCGGAGTTGGCGGCGAACTGGTGGAGCGGCTCGCCCTAGCGCGCGAACGGCCGCTGCGGCATACCGATCGCCTTGCAGCACATCGTGGGCCGTCCCCGGTCGCACTCGGCGCAGGTCCCGCAGTTGGCGAGGGTGGACAGCGCCACATGGTCGCCGGACTCGACATGGGTGACGCCCACGCCCACGGCCTCCACCACGTCCGCGCCCTCATGGCCGAGCACCACGGGAACAGGGAAGGGCATCAGTGGCAGACCCGGACCTGACGGTCGACTACGACTTCCTCGCGGACTCCGAGCGATTGCTTGGCCAACTCAAAAGAACCTTCACGGATATCGAGAACCGTCGCGACGACATGCGTCAGCGCTGGGGCTCCGGTGCGATAGCTGACGCCATGGGCGATTTCGTCGACAACTGGGACGACTACCGCACCAAGCTCATCGAGGGAATCGAGTCGGTCGGCCAGCAAGTAGCCGGCACCAAGAAGGCGTTCGAGAAACTCGACCATGAGCTGAGCAAGCGCGACGAAAAGAAGCAGAAGAAGTGACAGCGTCCAAACACCGCCCGGTCGACTGGCAGCCGCTATGCGATTCCGACCCGGTACCCGGCGACCCGGAGGAGATCCGCGCCGAGGTCCGCCACATGGTGTCGGTCGCCGAGAAGCTCAGGGACCAGGCCAAGAACCTCCAGGCCATCAGCAACGAGGACAAACTCAAG includes:
- a CDS encoding flavin-containing monooxygenase → MADSTASTTSRTVPSHEDRPVYVIGGGPGGLAAAYALRARGVRAVVLEKSDQVGASWRGHYDRLHLHTTRRLSALPGLSMPRSFGRWVARDNVVRYLEKYAEHHGLEIVTGVEVSRIEPAPGGDGWLLHATGGRELTGSAVVVATGYNHTPRVPDWPGRDTYTGEFLHAGEYRNPAPYAGRDVLVVGIGNTGAEIAVDLVEGGASRVRLSVRTRPHIVRRSTAGWAAQFTGIAVRRLPVRLVDALAGPMAKLSVPDLASRGLPRPDTGLYSRVNEGSIPVQDVGLIDAVRKGKVEIVAAVEGFEDDKAVLADGSRIDPDVVIAATGYTRALEGMVGHLDVLDGRGHPVAQGGHTPKNAPGLYFTGFTNPISGMFRELALDAEKIAKAAARHTSTTGPAPQPTR
- a CDS encoding acetate--CoA ligase family protein; translated protein: MLGSTHGTLTTDSRRARVIACGEQPSPVVHGRPAEVDDLDVSGRPLYAAVPDLDRFFRPGSMAVIGASDAEGRPNTGITRQLIGWAERVGARLHPVHPTRRSVFGLPCFPSVADLPEQVDLAVLLVGDPLPVIGELAEAKVRFAVAFASGFAETGAEGAAAQTRLAAAVRGSGLRLLGPNTNLNAFENFRDDLDGPAVALITQSGHQGRPVFAMQQLGVRISHWAPTGNEADLETADFISYFSERPEVGAIACYVEGLKDGRSFLLAADRAARRKVPVVAVKVGRTETGARTAASHTGKLTGADTVVDAVMRQYGVIRVDGLDELQDTAALLARARAPQADGVVVYSISGGTGAHFADLATEAGLDLPVLSEARQAELHTWIPEYLNVANPVDNGGHPVGDWRGRKIIDAILADPAVGVLVCPITGPFPPMSDKLAQDLVDAAEQTDKLVCVVWGSPVGTEAAYRETLLGSSRVATFRTFANCITAVRAHLDHARFTAAYRSPFDEAPRTPSPSFRKAQALMRPGQQLSEHGAKQLLRAYGIRVPREQLVTSAAAAVRAASQVGYPVVMKASGAQIAHKTELGLVKIGLTSASQVRDAYRELTDIARYEGISLDGVLVCQMVERGVEMVVGVTHDQLFGPTVTVGLGGVLVEVLRDTAVRVPPFGDDQARAMLSELRGRALLDGVRGGPPVDVDALVEVVIRVQRMALELGDEISELDINPLMVLPRGQGAVALDALVMCR
- a CDS encoding enoyl-CoA hydratase/isomerase family protein, yielding MTDSPRVSREAPESPESPEPAEKSLDSLIRHATDNAVSWITLDRPEAMNALTWDQRERVIDLLAAASADPGVRAVVITATGRGFCAGADLRGGPPAGERVPGDVARTIRLGAQRLIAAVLDCEKPVIAAVNGTAAGIGAHLAFACDLVLAAEPARFIEVFVRRGLVPDGGGAYLLPRLVGPQRAKELMFFGDALSASDAERIGLVNRVVPAEELEKTARAWSERLATGPTRALALTKQLVNASLDTDRAGAFAAEAAAQEINMTTADANDGVKSFVERRAPRFEGR
- a CDS encoding flavin reductase family protein; its protein translation is MGHAGMAAAAVRYLRSAGAPTVAGPVEALPRPDLRAVGEDERAPVDPVRFRYVLGHFATGVTVVTAPAAGPGDPAGPAGFACQSFASLSLDPPLICFMVGRTSTTWPRIARAGVFCVNVLGAHQGDLCRGFAVSGADKFAGVVHDAAPVSGSPRLAGAAAWIDCTIHAVHTGGDHLIVVGRVDALGASGDGDEGAEVPPLLFHKGRFLT
- a CDS encoding MFS transporter, giving the protein MTQTTEAAQAAEDSRPVRPAPSHRVHRAWFVAAVTFVTIIGAAAFRSLPGLLIDPLHQEFHWSRGTIGAAVSINLALYGLTAPFAAALMDRFGIRRVVAVALTVIAVGSGLTVWMTAAWQLLLCWGLLVGLGSGSMALAFAATVTNRWFTERKGLVTGILTAASASGQLIFLPLLSWIVTEHDWRPAAVTVSLAALAVVPFVWLLLRDHPADVGQMPYGATEFVPKPAPVRGAARRAVTVLFSAVRTGPFWLLAGTFAICGASTNGLVQTHFVPAAHDHHMPVQAAASLLAVIGVFDVVGTIASGWFTDRFEPRRLLAVYYALRGISLLFLPMLLAPTVHPPMIFFIVFYGLDWVATVPPTLALCREQYGEDSAIVFGWVLASHQVGAALVAFLGGFARDRFGSYDVVWYASGALCAAAALMALVIRRRRPAVPAPAPAVSPAPA
- a CDS encoding GlxA family transcriptional regulator; this encodes MAIPGTPPRHRVVVLALDGLIPFELGIPQRIFGKARDTDGRPLYEVVTCSVRSPGPVETDADFSVLVGNGPEALATADTVVVPASYELGPVEQEGILTPELAAALTHIRPGTRLVSICTGGYVLAAAGYLDGRPATTHWMHAEHFQRLFPSVSVDADVLFVDDGDVLTSAGVAAGIDLCLHLVRRDHGAAVANEVARRTVVPPHRDGGQAQYIQRPVPEAGSAGTTAARAWALGRLHEPIQLRDMAEQESMSVRTFTRRFREEVGVSPGQWLTQQRVEHARHLLESSDLSIDHVARDAGFGTAQSMRQHLQATLGVTPTTYRRTFRSGTGAGR